A stretch of DNA from Verrucomicrobiales bacterium:
CGGAGTCTTGGAACGCTCGCCCAGCGCGGGGGTATCCGGCCCCAGGACGGCGAACCAAATATAAGCCGAGTCCGGAATTTCCTTTCCATGGTTTCGCCACGCGACCGGGGCCGGGCCCCGGCCATGATCCACAGTGATGACAAAGCTCGTGTTACCACGATACTCGGGCAAGGATTGAACCAGAGCCCAAAGCTCCCCAATAAACCGGTCAAACTCGGTGGCGGCCTTCAGATAACGCTCGTAGTGCCCTTCGTGAGCCCAGTCGTCCGTCTCGCCAAAAGACACATACATAGCCCGGGGTTTGAGCGTCCGAACCGCGTGCTTGGCCGCGTATCCGACAAAAGTGTCCAGCAGCACTCCCGACCAAACCGTCCGGCCTCGCTCCACCATTTCGTTCAGAGCGGATGGCACCGGCAAACGTTCCGTCCCCTCAGGCACGTCAAATCCACTCCAGACCGGAAACCCAGCGCGTGGCGCGTTCAGAATCCACGGCAACACATCCCAGTTCACAGCCGCGGCGACGCGGCCACGGAACTCGGGTCTCCCTTCCAGCCACTCAAACACATTGGTGTTGGCATTGAGAATTTTGTCATTGCTCCGAACCGCAGGGTCCGCAAAGCCCGTCAGGAACTCGTTATATCCGGGATAGGAAAAGTGATGCCCATTGCTGACGCGCACATCGCTGCCCAGATCGCGGTTACCCCAGATCTGGCCCTGTTGCGCGACGGTCCCCCAGAGAAATGGCAACAAGGCTTCGCGGCGCTGAGCGGGAGTCGGACGATGGTACAGCTTCGCAATGGCGTTACTGTTCCCCACATTTCCAAACTCCTTGGTGAGCGCGAAATCCTCCGCGCCGCGAAACACTTCCTGCCAGCGCAACCCATCCGCGGTAATCAGAAAGACGTTGCGAGGGTTCGCTTCCGCGGCGGCACACTCCAGCCAAGCGCCCCCCAAAAAAGAGAGGAAAGCGGCGATCCAAACAGAGCCACGCTGCCGCGTCGCTAGCGGCAGCCCGCTCGTCGAGGCTCGATCAACGGGAAGGCAGGACGAAGGAGGGAAATCAAAGTCTCGGTCCATAAGGTTGCTTCGAAGTTGCGGTTACAGTTCGTTCAAGCTGGCATGGCAGTCTCAGTGGTGCGCGTTGTCGCGTCAAGCGAAGCGGATTTCTGAATCAACGGAGCCCACCGCGCAGGCCACCACCCATCTCGCTCGCCAGGAGGTGGCTCCTGAAACAATTCCAAAGCCACCGTCTCCCCCAGCTTACGGTAGCTTTCCCACTGGGACTCATCAAAGAACTGGTCAAGCGTCGTCTGTTGAGGGAAGTCGGCGTTGCCACGCTGATAAGCGAGCAAATCAGGCGACAATCCCTCCGTCAACCCCGGCTTGACGAACAGGAGCGTGGAGCGGGTTCCTTCCGGATAATCGACCCAAGCCAACGCGGCATGGGCGCGCACGCGGCGCGGTTCCAGGTCCGACTCCGACTCCCTGCGGGGACGCAAATCATCCAAGATCCCAATCCTACCCGGCAAGCTGCCGTGACCGTCATCGGCCCGTGCGCCCTTCTTCCGAGCCATCACGGCAGCGCACAGCCGCGAGGGCGCCACGTGAGCGAGCAACTCGTCATCACCCAGAAAATGAATCTCCGCCCCAAAATCCAGCCGAACCCGACGGATCAGGTTCGCAATGTCGTCGAGGTTTCCCACTGGATCAGCTCCCGCGTCGCTCATCAGGATGAAAGGCACACGACGCCGGATCAACTCGTACCCAGCCGTGTTCTCGAAATGCCCCCCGTCCGACAGATACCACCGATCCTCGTTCGTGATGCTGAACTCGCCGAAAAACTCGTCGCGAATATAGCTCTGCACTGGGAACAGCCCGCCCCAGGATAGTTGCTTCTTGGGAGAGAACTGATTCCTCCACCAGTAACCGAGGCGAATATTGAAGAGACCACACAGCAAGCTCGTGCCGAATGAGGTCCCGCTCCCTCCACCCACATTCCCCATGCCCGTGGTAAAAGCCGCGCCGGAAACCCCCACCCAGGCACCCAGCGACAAGGATTCAACTTCGATGATCCGAGCGGAGTCGGGCATCGTGACGCGCTCCGGAAGCCCGCCCAGAGAGACGGCATTCTGGGTGCCGAAGGAGAGCCCCGCCGGTCCCCGACACAAATTGAGTCCTTTGGCGGAATCGGACTGCATGCCGGTTTCCAGGCGGGTGGTACAGTTCAAAGCCACGTTGACCAGGTGCAACGGGCCACCGTGCTCGTAGGGTTTATAGTCCGCCCATCCCAGGTCGTCCTGCGGATGAACATCATCCACCGTGATCCCCGGATCAAACCACCGACGCAGGTTAGACGCCCCTTGATAAGCCCGCACCAGCCGGGCGGTGTAAAAGGAATGGAACGAGGAGAGATTCAGGAAACTGGCGGTATGCCCAAACATCACCGTCAAGATCAGCCCCAGACCCGTGGCCAGCCCCAGATCGAGCACAGACATTTGGCTGCGACGCGGCCAGGAGATGACGCCGGGTTGATCCTCACGGATCCCGATCAAATTGTCATCACTCAGAAAGGCCTTCGGCCCACTGAAAAACTCCTCATAGAGCCGGCCTCCAGGACTGTCTGGAACGATGCTCGCTCGAGCAGGCCGAGGCAGACTGTCCTCAAAAACACGGTCGGCAATATGCCTGGGCAGTTTTGAAAAAGATCCGACCGGAGCCGGGACCGCAGGCTCGAGCGCGACGTCGGCAGCCAAGGCCCCTGCCGGATCCGGGTTCATCCAACGCCACGCTATGCCGTGCCCCACGATCGAGACCGCCAGCGTAAGAACAAAAGCCAGCAACAGTCCGGCCCCGAGGGCCATGATCTGCAACGACCCCGCGAACCGGCTCTCTTTGCCGCCACCGAGCAGCGCCAGGTTGCGTCCAAATACGCCCAACCCGCCGATCCCCAACAAGCCGAAGATGGCAGTCACGAGATGGGCCAACCCTCCTTCATAGGCCACCAAGGCATAAACCGATTGCCCGAGGGAATCCACGATAACCCAGCCGAGCGCAGCTCCAAAGATGAGCAAAGAAGCCCGAAGCATTCGAGAGGTTTGACTGCGCAGCCAATGGGCCAGGGCGACGTAGTCCGAGTTTCTGCCGGAGCTTTTGCGATTCTCCATGTCCCGCTGCAGCACGTGGAACACCAACCGATACACCCCGGCCATCAGGCTCAACGTAATGAAGGCCCAGAACAGCGGCCGACCAGAGATCAGTATCGATCGGCCCGATTCGCCTAGGGTGTTCAGCGCCAGCATCGTCGCTGTGGTGGCCACCAACAGCAACATGTCCACCCCCACGACCCGAAGCAATCGACCGAGTCTCCATGAACCGATCCATCGGCCCCAAAACGAGCACCGAGGCTCCATCGATTCTGCTCGCAACGCGAGGTTCCAGAAGGTGAAGCCCAACATGGCCACCGCATAGGCCTGGGCGAGCGGTTCGGGGCGCTGGTGCGCGAACGCATCATACCAAAGCACGGGCAATACCATGAGCGCCAGAATGCTCAGCACCAAAGGCGTGCTCAGCAGGAGATTCGAGCCCTTGGCAGTAAAGCAGCGAACCATGCCCAAGCCACAGGCCCACAACGTGGCCAAGAAAGCCATCGCCGCTGCTCCTACAAAAAGGAACGAGATGCTGCTGCCAGGAAAAGCGACCGCCACCCCCACACCAAATGTCATCGTGACAATATTCACCCCGGCCACCCAGATGAACTGTCTCCCCTCACCCGCCTGCGACAGCCAGTAGGCCACGCCTAGGGGCACAGCCATCGTGAGCAGCACCAGGAAAGGAACAAAGGACCAAGAAGACCACCACCAATGCGGCCCAGCAAACCCGGCGAGCCGAACCTCCCAGTCGTGGAACAAGGACCAGGAATCGAGCATCGCTCGCACGAGATGGCTGGCCAGGAAGGCGGTCAGGACTGTGACCAGCATCACCAGTAGAACCGCCAACCAGTTCCGAGTGAAAATAGCGGCCGCCAGGGTGGTGCCTCCCGTCCCCTTGGGGGACATGTAGTTTCCGCTTTGCCTCAACCACCTCAGCGGAGGTGAATCGTTGTCGGCCAGCGCCTGACGGACCTGCTCGGCCCTCGGCAAGGCCGCCACCCGCTCCACAAACGCCCGGGTGTTCGCCAGGCTGTCCTTGACGGCGGAACTATCCCCGCCAGTGCCCGACTCAGCCTTAAACTGGGTCCAGTCGCGAGTGAAAAGACGCCCAAAGAATCCCCCGAAATAGCCTCCCCCCGACACCGTGGAAAGGTAGTCGACACGAGTCAGCAGTCCACGACGGGCCAAACCCTGGAACAATCCCAGACAGAACGTGGCGCTGCGGATCCCACCGCCCGACAGCGCCACTCCCGACGCATCCGATGGCAGTTCTCGAAGGTTTGGAAGAGGTGGTTGCCCAAGTGCTCGACGCCGCTGGTCGACCAATTCCAATTCCCTGCGCTGCAACTCGAGGCTCCAGCCTTTCATCGGCACACCCGCCCCGGGATCCACACTCTCAGTTCCTTCTGAAGATGCGCTATTCATAGAACCACCCGCTCGTCTCGAACCATCCGATCCGCCAACGTCTTCCGTGCCTTGCGTCCCGGGACCCATCAAAGTCGGCGGGTACCAAGGAGCGCGGTTGTAGCAGTGGAATGGTCAAAAACCAAGGGCTGATTCAAGCGGAGTGCTGAACGAACAAGGCCACCGAAGCGGTGTAGCCATGAAGGTAGTTCTTGCCCGCGATAGGACCCAACTCGCCATTGCAAAAGAAGCCTACCAAACCCAGAGGACCAAAAGCCTGCTGAACCCGATGAGCGTCGTGATGCACACGGCCAAAGAGTCGATACCCGCGCCCATTGCAGCTGCACAAGCACCCGCCCAGGACTCGCGATCCTGAGAGCTGATTCTGAGATCGTCGCAGGGTGACGGTCATATCCTCCGAGCTCGCCTCCGCATCACGCCGATGAAACTGCAGCGTCTGCCCCGGCCGCGGCAGGGCGCCAATCGCGATCGCACCCGTTTCGGCATCCGCCGCCAAAATATTCCGAATCAGAAAGTCCCCCCGCTGAAAGTCGTCCTGATACTCGTTCATCGCCAACCCGACGAAGAGATTGCCTCGGGTCACCGCCTGCAAGGAAGCTGGGAGAGCGCTTAGAGTTTCGAACAGGACCTGGTAGGCGGGCCGATTGCCGATCTCGAGGATCACGTTGCGCTCCGTCTTCGTGATCGTCCAGGCCTCGCCGATGGGGGTGCATCCCTGAGAGATAACCCCAACCATTCCCACCGCTCCCGAGAACGCGAGGGCGACTCCCCCGTCCTCGTAGACCTTGCCGTTGCAATAGATTTGAGTCTTTCGCGCGGCGTAATCTCCGCTGGCTAAGCCGCCAAGGATCGGCACCCCCGGAAATGCGTCGTTCCACTGTCGGAGCCAAACCTCGGAATTCAACGTGAAGGGATCCGCAAATACCAGCCAGCTCTGCACTGTTTCCGGGGTCCGTCCGGTCTCCAGATGCCAGTAGCCCGCGCCGTTCCATTCCTCGACTTGCTCTTGGTTGAAGCGGATCGCTTCCAACTGGGTGTCTGGAAAATAGAACAACCCGACAGAAATGCCGGCCTCCTCCTCGATCTCGCGCTCTCCCGAAACCAGGCTATTGCCAGAACAGCCAACCAGCCACGGGATCCGCGCTTCAACCCGCAGAATGTCCAGGAGTTTCTCGGCGACCGAGAAATAGCGAGGCGAGATAAATACCAGTCCTAGGCTGACCGGATGAGGGTGAAGCTTCGAGCACAGGTCCCGGCACCATGCCGCAAACCGCGCCTCGTCGGCGTCTCCAGTCCAATAGCCCGCGATGGAAAACTCATTCTGCAAGCGGATTTCTGGCGGAGGAAAGGAACTATTTTCCCGTAAACATCAGGTCGACGAACTCTCCTGGACGCAGAGTCATTCCAGCAGGAAGGCTCACCAGCACCGAAAGTGCTTTCTCCAGACGGGTATTGTCCGGCGACACCAGAGCCGGATTCAGATACTCAAACTGCGGAGCCACCTTCAACACTCGCGCGCTCGCCACCGAGCGATCCTGCCGCCGTGTCCGGACCCGAACCTCGTCGTTGACGTTGGGCATCCGATAGACCGGCTGACGGATGTATCCGATGATATGAGTTACATTCGTTGAGGTCACGATCACGATCGGATCGCCCGCCCTGACCTTTTCTCCGGGACGGAAGGACACCAGGCTAACAACCCCGTCCGCAGGAGCGATCAAGGGCACGGGACGTGCCAACACCGCCAGCTGGTTGGTATGGGCAGCGATGGCTTTGTCAATCGCCTGATCCTGCCCTAGGGCGGAGGGTGCGGAAGCGGCCTCGCGCAAACCCTTCAATTGGCCTTCGTAAGCGGTAAGCTGCCCCGCTAACTGCTCGACAGTTGTGCGCGCCTTGTCATAGGCGATGGACTTCTCGTCGAAAAATTCCTTGGAGACCAGCTTCTTTTCAAATTGGGCTTTGACGGTCTCAAACTCGGACTTCTTGAGGGTCACATCCGCCCGATTGATTTCCAGTTCGGCAGCGATTTTCTGCTTCTCCAACTCGAGGGTGGTCACCTCGAGCAGATTGCGGCTAACACTCATGCCGGTCCGCAGGCGCTCCAGTTCCAAATCCGCCAGCGCTACGGCCATCTCGGCCTGGACCAACGCGGGCTCCATGCCGAGGACCGAGCCAATTTGCTCACCCTTCCTCACGACCGTGAATGGCTCCACGGTCAACTCGGTGAGCGTGCCGTCCACCAAGCTCCTGACTTGATACTGAACTGAGGAAACCTCCCCAGTCAAACTCACCGGCAGGACCACTTGCTTCCAGATCATGGCGATGATCACCACCACAATGATGAACACCACAAAGGGGAGCAGTTGAATGCGGAACTCACGCCAGCGCTGAGCTGGGGGAACAGGGATGGGGCGCTTGTCGTCCATTGCTAGATTTCAGATTCTTCTTCCGCTTGCATGCTGGTGACCCGGGAGATGCCCTGAGTCTGACGCAACTCCGTGATCAACTCCTCGGATCGGGAAGGATCCCGGAGCAGCAACCGATAGGAGAGATCGGTGCCTTCATAACCTTCGTGGGTCCTCTGACTGGCCAAGTGAGCTTTTGCCGAGTGCCTGATCAAGACGCTGCTCAGCTCGCCCATTTCCTTGGGAGACTTTGCCCAGTGCAGGTTGACAATCAAATCATACCGATGGCGACTTCCGAACGAAGTGTACCACAAATAGAGCATCACGCCGGCACCCAAGGCACAGCCCAAGATCGCGCTCGAATACTTCTGGGTTCCCGCCGCCATCCCAATCACCAGGCTGATCAGGATGTAGGTGGTATCCAGGGTGTCCCGCAAAATGTTACGAAACCGAACGATCGCGAAAACCGCCATCATCCCGAACGCCGTCACCAGATTATTGGACAAGACCTGCATCACCAATGCGACAATCATCGGCATCAATACCAATGCGTTCACAAAGGATTTGGAATACGACAATCCCGAATGCGTGTGCATGTAAACCCACGCGATGACATGTCCACAAGCGAAGGCGAGGAGAAGCGCCAAAAGAACAGCCGGCCAATTTGTAGGAGCGGAGCCGTAATCGCCCTGAAGCAACCAGTCGAGCATAGTTTAGTTCAAAATCGCGATTTGATCGTTTAGGTTATCTCGCGGTGGAGGAGAGAGTGCCTAAATCTGGGGGTTTGGGAAGTACGATTGTAGAAAGATTTGCAGAACCCAGATCCGGAGTCAGGTCATCCAGAGCTTCACTGCGTTGGCGGGCCCGCACAAACCCAAGGTTCTCGGCACCCTCCACATATTTTGCCGCGCCACACTGCATGCAGCCAAACACCCTCACTAATTCGCCAAACCAACTCGGGAAGTGATTGGTGAACTTCAACTCAAGAATCACGTCGCGTCCAAACGGGATCACCGGGTTCTTCATCTCCGTGGAGAGTCGGGCGGTCGGCTCATAAGACGCGCGCACCACGCGGTCCAAGGTCACCCGAACCGAGTTATTGGTGGGATGCACATAGGCCTCACGCAGGTAGGCAATGTGAACCTTCGGCTTCGCGCAGATTTGCTGAGTCAGCTCGCAGAACCTCTGCAAAGAAATCAACTGCTTGGGCTCTTTGGACACCAAATGGGCATACTCGGGAATATGACCGGCCAGCAGCCACTCCACCGCATCATGCCGCACGCCCCCGCGCTGTTTCATGATGCAGTTGTTCATCCGCCGCTTAATCTCAAAGAAAACCGGCGTGTCCGGGTTGTTGTTGTAGAAACGAATCCGAAGCTTAAAGCGGTTCTTGTTGCCGTTGATGGTCTCCCGAGCCAACCGAAGATCGTCGTTGTCCAGGTAGAGGCTGTGCACCGGGTAGGAGAGATTGGGCTTCCCTTCCCCATACTCATCAAGCTCGAGATATGCCTGCACAAAATCTCGAACCTTGAGCGCCGTATCCTCATCAATGAGATACTTTTGCTCGAACCGCTGAGCTTGCATCCGATCTACCGACATATGCTTTTCTCAAGCCATCACCAAAATTCCCTACCGACTTCTTAACCGGATTTTCAATATCCAGTCTGAGAGGTTTTCTCACCTCTCGTTTCAGATCTTTTTATCAGATCTTTATATCCTTTCCCGGAGTTATTCCGAGATGGACCAACTTCAACCGAATGACCCGTCACGAGCCGACTCATCAGGACGTCCCGCGCCCAGATCCTCTCAGTAAGCCGCCCTGGAAAGGCGGCCCACGCATACCCGCTGCCGTTTCGGCCCGAGAGATGCATTTTGTAACACTATTGTTACATTCCAAAAAACCAATCGCAAATGCAAGATCGCTTCAGGTACGATGAGTATTGCCCGGCTGAATACGGATAAAGAAGCACCAAATTCTGTCTTTGCCCACAAAAAACCTTATCCGCATCCTCAGGCCCAGGGGCTTGAGTTCCGAAAGCCTACTCTAGGAACATCGCGCCGTCTCATGAAAAAGGCCAATTCAAATCACAATGAGCATTGAAAGCCCCTGCTCTCTCGTGTTTCATCCTGAGCGTGCAAACACGGTTGGTTGAAGTTGTCGGGCTGCTTAAACTGCCCGGAGGGAGTCTGGCGTGCCACTCAGCGTTGGGCCTGGCGTTGATCGGAAGTCTCATCATTACCTCCCCCGCGTCGGGACAGACCGCTGACCCGGTCCTTAAAACGTCCCACCCCCACGGATCCGTCCACTCCGCCAACTACCCCCTGTCCATCAGTCTCGTTTTTGGACAGACGGGATGGTCGGAGGATTCCCTCAAGCTATCCCTCGACGGCACCGATGTCACTGCCGCGGCACAGCTCAAGAGCAGTCTCTATACCTGGCAGCTCGAGTTGCCACTCAGCCTGGTTCGCGAGTCCCACCATTCCTACGAGGTCCGAGTGCAATCCCCGCGCCGACCCGACTTCGTCTTTTCGGCAACGTTCTCCACCGATGTCCGGGGCGCCGGCGATCTGCTGATTGAGGCCGAGGATTTCAACTACGGCGGCGGGGCGTTCAAGCCGGCCGCCGCTCTCCCAAACTACCCCGGAGGAGCCTATGAAGGCTTGGGAGCGGTGCACGCCGTTGACTATTTCCAGGCCACGGCATCCAACAGCATTAACGACAATTACCGGGTCGGAGAGGAACGAAACGTTACGATCCTTTACTCGGATAAACTGGAACGAAGCGGGTACGATCTCACCCGAAGCTGGATCGTGGTCGGCGGGCGCGCGGACTGGTTCAACTACACCCGCCCTTTCACCCGTGGTTACTTCTGGGTCTACGCTGCCGTCTCCGCCCCTCCGGAAGCAGGCAGGCTGCAAGGCTCGCTCAGCCGAGTGACCAACCCCCAGTCGACCGAACAAAGCAGCCAAGAACTGGGTCTGTTCGAAGGCGATGCGGGGGAAGGCTGGGGCGAAAACCGACTGCTGCCGCTGATCGATCCGAGCACCCAAGCGCGGGTCCCCGTGCTGATGGACGGAACGGAAACCATCCGCTACTCGGTCGGCCAGGGAGCCTTGGATTATTTAGTCTTCGTTCCCTTCTTTCCCCTCACACTGACCCCTTTGTCCCGGAACCGCATCCAACTAGACTGGACCGGGTCGGGACTATTGGAGGAAGCCTCCGATCCCGCAGGCCCCTGGGAGGCAAAGGGGGGCTACCTGATTCCCCCGGTCGAGATCATCCTGCCCGAGCAATCGTCCCGGGGATTCTATCGGCTCCGCCCACCGGCCCAACCTGTCAGTCTGCCGTCGGCCGTCCCCCATGGACCGTCACCGGAGATCCGTCCGCGATAAAGGCTGAAGCCGGCGGACGCGACAGGGGCTCCACCAGCGCATCGCCATACACGGCCGAGACATCACAATCGAAGGCGGACTCCACCGCCGACCAGATTCTCCAGGAGGGATGCTCGACCTGATACTCCAGAGTGCTTCCGTCCCTCTGAGCGGTGTATCCCCAATAGTGCTCGGTGATAAATTCATCGAGCGTGCCAGGCCGAACCACACGCGGGTTCCCCTCCCCGCGCGCAAACACCCGATTCCAACGATCTTGCACCTTCCATTCGTACGACGCCGATATCCCATCCCCCCCGGTGGTGACTTGATGCCTCATCGGATGACATACATATCGCTCGTTGTAGGCCAGGCGTGCGGTGGCGGCAATCGCCGCCTTGGGGACGATTTCCTTGATAAACACCACCCCACGTCGCCAATCATCGCCCGCAAAACGACGCACGTAGAAGCGCAGGTTCACCTCTTCAAAATCCTGATGGAAGGGCACCGAAACGCCCAGCACCCGGGTCTGCAGGAACAGAAATCCGACCACCGACACAAAGGCCCTGCCTTGATACGTGTCCAGGACCGTGCCCCGCGGAACCAGTGGCTCCAGCAGCGCGCGGTCCACCTCGTAATTCAGCATCACCAACTGCCTCCACTCGGCTGTCAAAAAGGCTCCCATGCACCCCTCCTTGCGTCCCCGCGCTCAGACGAGCTTCCACGCCTTGAAAAGGCGGCGATACTCCTCCGCCAAAAGCTCGAAGCGAGATCGGCTCTCCGACGACACCAGGATCTTGAACTCACCGATGGGCAGGCCTCGAGCCAGCGTGACGGCGGCGATATTGTAGGGGAACTCAAGTTTAGCCAGCAGCCCACCCACCTCGTTAAGCATTAACGCTTCCGGGATTTCAGCCCGCGACTTGCCCGCTCGAACCTGCTGAAACGTCTTCACCACCAAGTCTCCCACCCCGTTGGACAAACCGCTCACGACTCCGGAAACCCCCAATGCCACCGCCTCGGGTATCGCCGTATCAGACCCGGTGATCACGGAGAATCCTTTCTCAGCCCCTAATGCGACCAAATCCCGATGGTAAGCAAAGTCAGCGCCGCTTTGCTTGATCCCCAACAACGGCGCCCGATCCGCGAACGCCGCGATGGTCTCGAGCCCGATCTTATACCCGACTCGCTCCGGGAAGTTGTAAAGGAACACCGGAAGCGCGGCCGCTTCGGCGGTGCGCAGAAAAAACTCCAACTGATCGGCCGGGTTCAGGACGTAGTAGTACGGGGGGAGCAAGGACAAGGCGTCCAAACCCAAAGATTTGGAATGGCGCGCCAGCTCCAGCGCGACGCGGGGACGCAGGTCGCTCACGTTGGCCATGATCGGCAAGCCTCCTGAGTTCGCCTTAGCCACCTCCAACACACGCTTGCGCTGATCCACCTCCAAGTGGGGAAACTCTCCGGTCGTACCCAGCACCATCAACCCATCCGCCCCCCACGTGACACAGGCCTTGATGATGGAAATGAACTCCTGCTCCAGGAGCCGTCCACAGCTGTCGGTCGGGATCCATAGGGCCGGAACCACGCCGCGTTGAAGTGGATGCTTCAGAGGACCGGATGCGTCTCGATTCATGTGCAAAAATCCTAGCGTGAGCAACGAATCCAAAACAACTCGAATAAAACGGACACCCGAATAAAGCGCACTTGAGTTTATCTCCGGCGTTTCCATACTCAGCCTCTCTGAAAAGCACCATGAACTCACTCGGCATTGCCATCATCGGATGCGGCGGAATCACTCTGCAAAACCACCTCCCCGGACTCGCCCTGTGCCCGGATGTCAAAGTATCGGCGCTCTGCGATACCGATCCAGCCACCTTGGAACGCGCCCGCCAGCAGACCGGCGTTGCGGTCACCTCCACGCGCTACGAAGACATCGTCAAACGGGACGATGTCCAAGCCGTCATCATCGCCACCCCCAATTTCACACATGCTCCCATCGCGCTGGAAGCCATCCGCCACGGCAAACATGTGCTGTCAGAGAAACCGCTAGCGCTCAACGCGGCCGACGCCCTGCAGATGGCCAGTGAAGCCGACCGCGCAAACGTGCGCCACATGACGGCCTTCACTTACCGGTTCGTACCCGCCATGCGGTACCTCGCCCACTTGGTCAAACAAGGCGCGATCGGCCAGCCTTACCATTACCGCTCCTGCCGCCTGCAGGATTGGGGCACCCGCAACCTGGGCTGGCGCCAGGTCAAAAAGCTCGCCGGCACCGGAGAACTGGGCGACATGCTCTCGCATCGAATTGATTTTTCCCATCTCTTGGTGGGACGCATGAAGCGTCTGGTCGCCAACACCCTCATCGTCCACCATCAACGCCAATCAGCCCCCAGTGACCTCGACGATTGGGTGGCCATCCTGGCCGAGTTCGCGAACGGTGCCACCGGCGTTCTGGAAAGCAGCAAGCTGGCCAGCGGACGCAACGAAAGCTGGCGCAGTCTGGATTATGCGGAGATCAACGGCAGCGAGGCCTCCTATGTCTTCATCACCGGCCAATGGAACAAACTCCAAACCGGCAAGGTCGGCGGGCCGGGGCTCGAGACCATCGAGATCCCCCAGGAGTTCTACACTTGGCCTGGCTCACCCCGCGATCCCGGACAAGGGGACCCGTTGGTGACTTTCCGATACGACCAAGCCTGGGAATTCATCGACGCCATCCGAAACCAACGGCCCTGCCAACCCAGCTTCCACGAGGGAGCCCAGGCGCAGGTAGTCATGGATGCGGCCGTCCGGTCGGCCGAAACCAAGCAGTGGGTCGACCTGGCTTGACTCACCATCCCCAACCCAACCCACTATTCCTCATGAACCACGGCAATGCAGTAGTCACTGGCGCAGGCAGCGGAGTCGGGCAGGCGATCGCCATCGCCCTCGCGCAGGAGGGCTATGATGTCGCCCTCGTCGGACGGCGCGCCGAGTCACTCGAAGAGACCCGAGTCAAGGCGGGCGCACACGCCACGCGCATGCTCCCATTTGTCTGCGACCTCAGCGTGCAAAGCCAAATCGCCGAGATGGGTGCCGCCGTGCTGCAACGGTTCAAGGCCATCGATGTTCTGGTCAACGCCGCGGGCACCAATGTTCCGCAACGAAGCCTGGAGGTGCTGTCCGACGCCGATTACCACTGGATGATGAACACCAACCTCAACGGCGCTTACTTCTGCGTTCAGGCA
This window harbors:
- a CDS encoding dihydrodipicolinate synthase family protein encodes the protein MNRDASGPLKHPLQRGVVPALWIPTDSCGRLLEQEFISIIKACVTWGADGLMVLGTTGEFPHLEVDQRKRVLEVAKANSGGLPIMANVSDLRPRVALELARHSKSLGLDALSLLPPYYYVLNPADQLEFFLRTAEAAALPVFLYNFPERVGYKIGLETIAAFADRAPLLGIKQSGADFAYHRDLVALGAEKGFSVITGSDTAIPEAVALGVSGVVSGLSNGVGDLVVKTFQQVRAGKSRAEIPEALMLNEVGGLLAKLEFPYNIAAVTLARGLPIGEFKILVSSESRSRFELLAEEYRRLFKAWKLV
- a CDS encoding Gfo/Idh/MocA family oxidoreductase → MNSLGIAIIGCGGITLQNHLPGLALCPDVKVSALCDTDPATLERARQQTGVAVTSTRYEDIVKRDDVQAVIIATPNFTHAPIALEAIRHGKHVLSEKPLALNAADALQMASEADRANVRHMTAFTYRFVPAMRYLAHLVKQGAIGQPYHYRSCRLQDWGTRNLGWRQVKKLAGTGELGDMLSHRIDFSHLLVGRMKRLVANTLIVHHQRQSAPSDLDDWVAILAEFANGATGVLESSKLASGRNESWRSLDYAEINGSEASYVFITGQWNKLQTGKVGGPGLETIEIPQEFYTWPGSPRDPGQGDPLVTFRYDQAWEFIDAIRNQRPCQPSFHEGAQAQVVMDAAVRSAETKQWVDLA
- a CDS encoding SDR family oxidoreductase; this translates as MNHGNAVVTGAGSGVGQAIAIALAQEGYDVALVGRRAESLEETRVKAGAHATRMLPFVCDLSVQSQIAEMGAAVLQRFKAIDVLVNAAGTNVPQRSLEVLSDADYHWMMNTNLNGAYFCVQAFLPQMRARKTGTIVNIVSDAARQASPKAGPAYSMSKFGMVGLTQAINGEERPNGIRACAILPGDIDTPLLDKRPSPPPAEARTRMLKAEDVAECALLAIRLPSRAIVEEILIRPRG